In Acanthopagrus latus isolate v.2019 chromosome 23, fAcaLat1.1, whole genome shotgun sequence, the genomic window GAGCTAATAAGATCCCCAGAgcgctgtttgaagctaggaaggtggcagggtccgccacatataaacaaagtgaagtgGTATGagactgtgttgtcctttaaggtcactttgtttattcagtttattcagtcatgaaaacaaagagagtttattttgttgaggCAGTCCCTGCAGATCTAtatcttctgattaaaattctagcccaaaactacaaagtgctcctttaatggTTGCAAACTAactcatgttttttctttgttaattgCACACATGGCTCTTGTGAATTGTTTCTGCTCACAGTATGTTTCCATAGTACTCACATAGCATTTtactttgatttcattttgattaaaggtatagttcaacattttgggataTATACttaattgttttcttgttgagagtttgatgagaagactaataccactctcatgtttggatatttaaaaatgaagctACAGTCAGTGGCTGGTTTAGTTGGCTTGACTTAACTGACTGGTCTGAGGAATGTCAGGTCAAGTGTGTGAGGTGTTCCCAGCGCCTGGATACCTGACGGATGACCCTGGCTGTGGCTGTGAAGAACTGACCTGGCAGAAGATGTACGGCCCGCTGAAGCTAAAGGACGACCCGTCAGAGATTTTCACCTCCACAGCAAGAGACGGCTGGTTATCGCACCTCCAGCAGCCCTCGTCCTGCTTCAGAGACTGTTTCCCGCTGTCCTCGGCCGGCCACAGTGAGGTgtctgaggagctgcaggggaGACACAAGGGCGGAAAGTGTTTTTGCCAGATAACACAGAATCAGCCTGTGAGTTTGTCCTCTCGCACAGCGGAagaatttgttttcattatctttATCTGCTCGGAAATGTAAAGCGTGAAGAGCATTACCATGTCGACATGCTGTCGAAGCGCTGCACTTTGCACACGGACATGCTCTCGCCCTGCATGAAGGTGCGTCTGTCGACATACTggatcacagacagacattgtGATTTACATGTCGCACAAAATGAGAGTCACACCAGCACAAATATACAGAAACACTTATTATTGCTCATCTCTTCTCACCTTGATCTCAGCAAGGATTTTGCTTTTGGCCGGAGAAGGAACCGAGTCCACCCACAGAACAACCCTCCTGTGTGTTCAAAACACAGcacgcagagagagaaagagagtttcaaacaaaaagaaaaatctaacaTTGAGAACGCACTCGTCTTTGATAAAACTTTATTCAGCAGATGGGTGAAGCGTGTCAGTCGGGTCTGTGCTACTTTCAGGCTTTACAAAGCGACAAATGGGAGCCCATGTAGCTGCAAAGCAATGCAAGATAAGGCACTTCAACTTTTCTGGGCTTGGCAGCTTCACTCGATTGCATTTTAGATACAGTTTTGCCATATACACGCGCTCTGTTTTGTTCATCTGCCTGCTGTAGTTACACTTTATTTCACAGGACTACAACTTTTAAGGAAGTGTTCAGGCAATCATAAATGGAGGAACTAATATcagaaacaaataaagaaataaatgaaaggcTCAGTAAATCAATTTATATACCATCAAATGCACACTAAGatatcttaaaaaataaatgaaggccTGAAAGGTGCActaaattattacattattattattatagttattgATTatgatctttctcttcctcttaaaatttcttccacaaaacaacttgtttctgtattattttcattgttataATCCCTCTAATTATTTACTTTTCCATCAAATctatttacatttcttaaatgtttttttaaatgcatgcaTTTCCGTATCACGTTCCCTTTTCTGAAACgtaaagagaaataaaggaaCATGAGTGACGGACCTCTGGCAGGCAGGAATGGTGCAGTAGAGCGTGAGGAAGACTGTGACCACCAGCGCACCGATGGAGAAATAGATCAGGGTGTTGATGGACCAGGAGGCTGccaggggagagaaaacagaacaaatgatgAACGTGATTATGATTACCAACattcatgatgtgtgtgtgattggtttTAAGGCCCAGGTTGTTGAGGTCTGAATAATCTGGGCACTTTCTTCACTGTCTGGTGGAGCGTACCCTCATTTGATATCCAGTCCACAGGATCGGTCCAGTCCGACGGGATTCCATCATAGCTGGACTCGTGTCCGACGGCGACCAGGGACCTGACCCTGACCTGGTAGTCCTGGGACGGGACCAGATCATCTTGCAGGATGGTCAGGGACATGGACCCCTGTGGAATGGTCCTGATAGAATCTCTCGTAGAACAGTTCTGAAAAAGATGATTGATCAGATTTAACTAGCTGCTTTACTATGATACTATAATATGAGTGTGCATGAGAGCGTTGTGAGGCGTTTCTCACCTGCTCCTTTGTCCTGTAATAGCAGAGCTGATAATACAAGCGGATCCTGGGAGATGTGTTTGCTGGATTGGTCCAGTCCACGATCCAGCTGCTGCCTTTGTTCCTTACCTTTACATCCAGCGGTGGGTTGGGACGAACTGCACAAAACAAAGTTCAGGATGTTTAGGATTTTCAGCACAtggcactgaaaaaaaatatgttaatgttaatgtaaaaatttgatttatttaatataaCTTAagaattagatttttaaaaatatatcagATCACTTAGAGACTTTTAAAAACCAGTTCTTCAAACATTAAGTCTCGAAATATTTTGTTCAGTTGGATGTGCTACTTAAAAAAAGTTTCTAGGggacttcccagcatgcattgatatgtttttttttttttttttaaaattcaaaattttCCATTgaggtcattttgtttattcagtcttaaaaatgaaatgcgTTTGtctatttaatttattttggtgTAAAAGTATCATGTCCATGAAGATCCTTCCATTCTGACTGAAGCTTCTCCCTAAAAAACtgcgtagtgcacctttaactttaatcCTGATCTGCTTCAGTTTCGTGCATAACAGTTATGGACTCTTAAATGCTGCTCATGATTTTTGGTGAGTATTCAGACAAGTGTGTCAAGTGTAAATTCGACAGAATAAAACCGAGCAATCTCATTGCCTCATGATGAAGTGACAGAGGTGCGGTGGCGCCGTTCGAACACTAGGTGGGGGCCCTCATTCACGCCACGGCTGCTCTgccctgtgtgtctgcacagcTTCCTGCACATTTATAGGcccattgtgtgtttttaatttggcaGGACACAGTTATCTCGCCCTCTGCTCAGAGGcccgcccccccctccctccagcGGTGCCTCCGCTCTATCTCTCCCATGATGCTCGGCCCCTCTGCCTCGTGCCTACTCACTGTGTTTGGAGGCCTCAAAAATCTTGGCGTTGCGTGTCGGTCGGAGTTCCAGCTGCTGATGTGCAGGATCTGCGACAGTCAGCGAGCAGCTGTACTTCAGCACCGTCCCGCTGAGGTCAGGGGTGACCGTTGGGTTCACACAGCATCTCTCAGACCTGAAGGCAGGGATTGGAAAGATAGAGGGGGGGGATGCATTGGCATCAACAAACGAATGAATTGTACATGAGGGTGGTATTGTCGCGGCGTGGCGCTCGACTTACGATGCAGACTGCTTGTGTCGACAGGACAGCTGGTAGGTGATGAGGCGAGCCAGCTCTCTGCTCACCTCCCAGCTACACATCACCGTCTTCTCTCCGTCCAGCACACAATGCACTCTGGGAATCTGCCCAGCATCTAGagccagaggagggagagagacagagctaaTAGCAACAGCTGCAAAGCTCCAGACTTTCCCTGGGCGCCAGTGAAAATGGAACGAGGGAGAAGATTAGAAATGTGAGGGAAGGAGATACGGAGCAGGGTCTAGTTGAGAAGAAAAGACCCTTGTTGAAGTTAATTTGTGTACACGTGATGCTGAGGAGACAGgattttgtcagtgtgttgcaTTTACGCTTCAGATGCTTTCCTTTGACTCACCCTCTTCAGTCTGCCACGTCACCACAGGGCTCCAGAGGCTCCACTGGGCCACGCTGGCCCGGGCCCTCACCCTGGCTTCATACCTGCGACCCgggagcagcagctgtttctctAGTTTCATATTGGTGTTTGTTACATTCTCAACCTGCAGGGAGAAGCAAAAGAGATGTGTGTCACGGTGTCACATGTCGCTATGACTTCTGAGGAAACGTCAGATGATACGAtaagaggcagaggaaggaaaacagctGACATGACTATCAGAACCACTACAAAACCTTTAACATCACTTCATCTGTGAGCATCTCCACAGTACACTGTAAACATTGTCATTgagtaaatgttagcatgccaacacaAGAAGCTACAATGGGGGATAGGCTAAACACATTATTCCAAagaattagcatgctaacatgtgaGGCTACAATGGTGAACGTGGTAAACATTATGATTTAGAcattgttagcatgctgacatgttAAGCTATGATGGTGAGCATggtaaacattaacattaagaaaatgttgGCATGCTACCGTATAAGGGTACAATGGTGAAAATGGTGAACATTAGGCTACTATTtagtaaatgttagcatgctaacatgttaagCTACAATGGTGAACAGGGCAACTGCTATATAGTAAAATGTTGGCGCTAACACATAAAGCTAGGAATATGAACGTAGTTATCAATATTATTTAGACATTGTTAGCATGGTAACATATTAATCTATGATGGTGAAAACAGTAAACATTAAACtattatttaataaaatgttagcatgccaacagtttacactgaataaatgttagcatggTGACTTTAGCATAAGGTTGAAACGCCATTGTGAGAGGAgtggacatttttatttacagaaaacCACTAGCTTTTTGCGCTATCATTACTCAGTACAAGTTAGGAAgctgtttaaatgtcagttaTTGTGTTCGAGAACTTTTATTGTAGTCTGTAGACTGTTGTCCATTTAATGCTACGCTCGTGCAGTTAAAAACAGACTAATTTCAGTTGAATTTAAGTGTTTCAGACATGCTATGCTAACCTTTCAAGGTCTACTCAACGATATGATCAACAGTATTTGTCCATACAGTACTGTGTCATGTGATCTGAACACTGGTGGCAGAgtctgtacagtatgtttgatgCTAACCGTCCAAATGTCCTCTCCGTCTGTCCTGTAGCTGAGCTGATACGTGATGTTCTTGTtcagggaggaggtggaggggtagGGGCTGGACCAGCTGAGCCGTCGGCCTCTGTCACCTGCATCACGCACGGTCAGATCAACTGGTGGGCGTGCTCTCACTGTacaacccaaacacacacagccaagcaCTGAAGTCATTACTCAACTAAAACATTTCTAATATTATCATCACAGTgaaggtgacagacagatgacGCGTAAACTCACAGTGCTGAGAGAGATCCAGAGTCTTGTTGGAGCCAGATGTGCAGAGGGCTTCTGTCTTATTCTCCAGGAAGAACACGGTGTGATTGAGGGCCATGACGAAAAGTTTTGTTTCATATCTACACCGGACAGTCCTGTGCTCGTCGTGCACTGAGGCACTGTGAGGCAAACACTGCCTCCTGCAGACACATGGACACAGAACGGTGGGACAAATGACAATAATTCATCATAGTTTTGATGTTTCAAGACAGTGTCACACGAAACACTTTCTTTGATTTCAGACTCCCTGCTGGTGTTACCTGCCACTGTCCGCCTTGAACCAGAGCTGCAGCGCcgtgtctctgtgttccctcCACTCGCACTCCACATGGGACAAGTAGTCGTTGTAGCACTGTAACGATTTCAGCAACTCTGGGATGGCAGGGACAAGTGTTGTTTTCAGGGTTTGTGCACAATATATATTCTGTAGGCAGTCGTGGAAAAAGTGTTTAATTTAAGGTGCAACATGCAGAACAAAATTAGTAATaggatgtgaagaaacaacCATTTTGATGTTATTAGGTCTACTTATTGTGTTACAGGGATATCAATTGAAGTTGAGAGCTAAACAGCTAAGGCGTTCTACCTCAATAAGTGATGTCCAGTAGCAACACCCATAACTGCCTGTTGCTgtgagctcccagtccaggcagagtcagctaTTACGACTGCAAGCTGCAGGGttaagcagcagca contains:
- the csf2rb gene encoding cytokine receptor common subunit beta isoform X1 is translated as MPLFWVLLWSALPPLALFSGPDRCSVQESSSLQNELLKSLQCYNDYLSHVECEWREHRDTALQLWFKADSGRRQCLPHSASVHDEHRTVRCRYETKLFVMALNHTVFFLENKTEALCTSGSNKTLDLSQHLLGCVCLGCTVRARPPVDLTVRDAGDRGRRLSWSSPYPSTSSLNKNITYQLSYRTDGEDIWTVENVTNTNMKLEKQLLLPGRRYEARVRARASVAQWSLWSPVVTWQTEEDAGQIPRVHCVLDGEKTVMCSWEVSRELARLITYQLSCRHKQSASSERCCVNPTVTPDLSGTVLKYSCSLTVADPAHQQLELRPTRNAKIFEASKHIRPNPPLDVKVRNKGSSWIVDWTNPANTSPRIRLYYQLCYYRTKEQNCSTRDSIRTIPQGSMSLTILQDDLVPSQDYQVRVRSLVAVGHESSYDGIPSDWTDPVDWISNEASWSINTLIYFSIGALVVTVFLTLYCTIPACQRRVVLWVDSVPSPAKSKILAEIKYVDRRTFMQGESMSVCKVQRFDSMSTCSSDTSLWPAEDSGKQSLKQDEGCWRCDNQPSLAVEVKISDGSSFSFSGPYIFCQTSEANSNPVDVQCEETETLPDDPASPSPVNFTLYGKGYVCLPSRNVSRSTQDLASHSDANADTLKHGSPEQDQHRPGTTLCPADETDVQPAVDEPSISPRPPDYISGPLTAWPQGGNTQASGYCFLPQPT
- the csf2rb gene encoding cytokine receptor common subunit beta isoform X2, whose protein sequence is MPLFWVLLWSALPPLALFSGPDRCSVQESSSLQNELLKSLQCYNDYLSHVECEWREHRDTALQLWFKADSGRRQCLPHSASVHDEHRTVRCRYETKLFVMALNHTVFFLENKTEALCTSGSNKTLDLSQHLRARPPVDLTVRDAGDRGRRLSWSSPYPSTSSLNKNITYQLSYRTDGEDIWTVENVTNTNMKLEKQLLLPGRRYEARVRARASVAQWSLWSPVVTWQTEEDAGQIPRVHCVLDGEKTVMCSWEVSRELARLITYQLSCRHKQSASSERCCVNPTVTPDLSGTVLKYSCSLTVADPAHQQLELRPTRNAKIFEASKHIRPNPPLDVKVRNKGSSWIVDWTNPANTSPRIRLYYQLCYYRTKEQNCSTRDSIRTIPQGSMSLTILQDDLVPSQDYQVRVRSLVAVGHESSYDGIPSDWTDPVDWISNEASWSINTLIYFSIGALVVTVFLTLYCTIPACQRRVVLWVDSVPSPAKSKILAEIKYVDRRTFMQGESMSVCKVQRFDSMSTCSSDTSLWPAEDSGKQSLKQDEGCWRCDNQPSLAVEVKISDGSSFSFSGPYIFCQTSEANSNPVDVQCEETETLPDDPASPSPVNFTLYGKGYVCLPSRNVSRSTQDLASHSDANADTLKHGSPEQDQHRPGTTLCPADETDVQPAVDEPSISPRPPDYISGPLTAWPQGGNTQASGYCFLPQPT